In Haloarcula sp. H-GB4, a single genomic region encodes these proteins:
- a CDS encoding J domain-containing protein yields the protein MQTEPGVLPEWLLLGLVLGVAGTLVVAGLFVLANRVFPAERPNRQATDGGEMRRRAELREYLTAIDEQFAENHFVEGQHVAFYLPKRDVAITFDARAYYRIERSPTIPVLVEHEMPGVYLGARLPFETPEVNLGPDPEEEPHPTVQAFSELGLTQSASLDDVKSAYRERVKEVHPDHGGNEDEFKRVREAYTTAKQHASGASRQRAS from the coding sequence GGAGTGGCTGCTCCTCGGGCTCGTCCTCGGTGTCGCCGGAACCCTAGTCGTCGCTGGACTGTTCGTCCTCGCGAACCGTGTGTTTCCGGCCGAGCGGCCGAACCGGCAGGCGACAGACGGCGGGGAAATGCGACGCCGGGCGGAGCTCCGTGAGTACCTCACAGCCATCGACGAGCAGTTCGCCGAGAACCACTTCGTCGAGGGCCAACACGTCGCCTTCTATCTCCCCAAGCGGGACGTGGCCATCACGTTCGACGCCCGAGCGTATTACCGAATCGAGCGATCACCAACCATCCCTGTACTGGTCGAACACGAGATGCCTGGCGTCTACCTCGGCGCACGCCTTCCCTTTGAGACGCCTGAAGTCAACCTCGGCCCGGACCCCGAGGAGGAACCACACCCGACAGTGCAGGCATTCAGCGAACTGGGCCTGACCCAGAGCGCGTCGCTGGACGACGTGAAATCTGCCTACCGTGAGCGCGTCAAGGAGGTCCACCCAGACCACGGCGGCAACGAGGACGAGTTCAAGCGCGTCCGGGAAGCGTACACCACTGCAAAACAGCACGCGTCTGGCGCATCAAGACAGCGGGCATCGTAG